The genomic window TGCCATCAACCAGCCGCGTCACGGTTGTCCGGTCGCGAAAGGTGACATCGGCGATCCGGCCCGGGGTCTGGGCCCCGTGTTTCCACAGGATCAGCAAAACCGCCCATTCTTCCGGGGTGACATCATAGCCATGGTCGCGAAACCGCTGCCCAAGCTCTTTACGCACCAGAAAGCCAAGCCGGTTGACCCAATGCAGGGAAATGGATTCGTAGTCGAACATATAACCTGTATATCACAAATATTGTATTACACACGTAAATATCGAGGCGCAGATGGCATTACCCCTCTGATCCCGGCCCAGGCCGCGACCCGCCCAAAAAACCCATGGGATTTTTCCGCGCAACCTGCGTATCATGCCCCCATGCCGCATGATCTGCGCCCCGAGAAACGCCCGCCCCTGACGGCTGATCTTCTGCTGCGCGCCTATGCGGCAGGGATTTTTCCGATGTCAGAGGGGCGCGATGACCCCGATCTTTTCTGGGTCGATCCGCAGCGCCGGGGTATCCTGCCGCTTGACGGGTTCCACATGTCGCGCTCACTGGCCCGGCGGATCAGGGCCGAACCATTCGATATTCGCGTGGATACGGATTTCGAGGCGACCGTGCAGGGCTGCGCCGACCGGGAAGAAACCTGGATCAATGCCGAGATATTCGACCTTTATCAGCAGCTTCACGCCGCAGGGTTCGCCCATTCCCT from Rhodophyticola sp. CCM32 includes these protein-coding regions:
- the aat gene encoding leucyl/phenylalanyl-tRNA--protein transferase → MPHDLRPEKRPPLTADLLLRAYAAGIFPMSEGRDDPDLFWVDPQRRGILPLDGFHMSRSLARRIRAEPFDIRVDTDFEATVQGCADREETWINAEIFDLYQQLHAAGFAHSLEVWDCETLVGGVYGVTLGAAFFGESMFSHRPDASKIALAYLVCRLRYGGFQLFDTQFVTDHLIRMGAVEIPRATYHRYLERALDWEAAFGAQPEPVSVQEVLHLRTQTS